From the Cryptomeria japonica chromosome 2, Sugi_1.0, whole genome shotgun sequence genome, one window contains:
- the LOC131060527 gene encoding phosphoethanolamine N-methyltransferase 3, which translates to MAAEGERAVQLSYWKEHSLVLSVEAMMLDSQASKLDKEERPEILSLLPPLEGKSVVELGAGIGRYTAELAKSAGHVLAMDFIESVIKKNEETNGHFKNVEFMCADVTSPDLTIEPSSKDMVFSNWLLMYLSDEEVKELAKKMVQWVKMGGYIFFRESCFHQSGDHKRKENPTHYREPSFYLRTFKECLAKDESGTLSELSLVRCKCVGAYVRNKKNQNQICWLWQKVCSKDDKGFQQFLDNVQYTRNGILRYERIFGEGFVSTGGIETTKEFVDKLELKAGQRVLDVGCGIGGGDFYMAEKFDVEIVAVDLSINMISIALERAIGHQYAVEFEVADCTKKEYPECTFDVIYSRDTILHIQDKPALFRKFYKWLKPGGRLLISDYCKARGTASTEFQEYIKQRGYDLHDVEAYGQIIKDSGFCDVVAEDRTNQFIEVLQKELYSVEKDKDAFVHDFSEEDYTSIVDGWKAKLARTSCGEQKWGLFFAKKHLI; encoded by the exons ATACTCTCTCTTCTACCACCTCTTGAGGGTAAATCAGTAGTTGAGCTGGGAGCTGGCATTGGACGCTACACAGCAGAATTAGCAAAGAGTGCTGGTCATGTTCTAGCCATGGACTTCATTGAGAGTGTAATTAAAAAG AATGAAGAAACAAATGGGCACTTCAAGAATGTAGAATTTATGTGTGCTGATGTTACATCTCCAGACCTGACAATTGAACCAAGCTCTAAGGATATGGTATTTTCAAATTGGCTGCTAATGTATTTATCGGATGAGGAG GTGAAAGAACTGGCAAAGAAGATGGTACAGTGGGTGAAAATGGGCGGGTATATCTTTTTTAGAGAATCCTGCTTTCATCAGTCTGGAGATCACAAGCGCAAAGAAAATCCAACACATTATCGAGAACCAAGCTTCTACCTTAgg ACTTTCAAAGAGTGCCTCGCAAAGGATGAGTCGGGAACCCTTTCAGAGTTGTCCCTTGTGCGCTGCAAATGTGTTGGAGCTTATGTTCGGAACAAGAAGAATCAAAACCAG ATTTGTTGGCTTTGGCAGAAAGTTTGCTCAAAAGATGACAAGGGTTTCCAGCAATTCTTGGATAATGTCCAATATACTCGTAATGGCATTTTACGGTATGAGCGTATATTTGGGGAAGGCTTTGTTAGCACTGGAGGAATAG AAACTACAAAGGAATTTGTTGACAAATTGGAGCTGAAGGCTGGCCAAAGAGTCCTTGATGTTGGTTGTGGAATTGGAGGAGGCGACTTTTACATGGCTGAGAAATTTGATGTAGAGATTGTTGCTGTTGACCTTTCGATAAATATGATTTCGATTGCTCTAGAGAGGGCTATCGGTCATCAATATGCTGTTGAATTTGAGGTTGCAGACTGCACAAAGAAAGAATATCCAGAGTGTACATTTGATGTTATTTACAGCCGGGACACTATACTTCATATCCAG GATAAGCCTGCTTTATTTAGGAAGTTCTACAAATGGCTGAAGCCAGGAGGCAGGTTGCTCATTAGTGATTACTGCAAAGCACGTGGAACAGCTTCTACAGAATTTCAGGAGTATATTAAACAACGTGGCTATGATCTGCATGATGTAGAAGCATATGGCCAG ATAATAAAAGATTCTGGATTCTGTGATGTTGTGGCTGAGGATCGCACAAATCAG TTCATTGAAGTGCTACAGAAAGAGCTCTATTCGGTTGAGAAAGACAAAGATGCCTTTGTCCATGATTTCTCAGAG GAAGACTATACCTCTATTGTTGATGGATGGAAAGCAAAATTGGCAAGGACCTCGTGTGGAGAACAGAAATGGGGGCTTTTCTTTGCTAAAAAGCATTTGATCTAA